The following proteins are co-located in the Primulina tabacum isolate GXHZ01 chromosome 11, ASM2559414v2, whole genome shotgun sequence genome:
- the LOC142519683 gene encoding uncharacterized protein LOC142519683 has translation MADADRVRCTNYLLKGYASLWWEGAERGVNMATLTWERFKRVFYDKYFTSDVRSRIKREFMSLRQGDWTVAEFVQKFDMGCHFVPLIAIDGAEKLRHFLDGLKPTIHRDVMLSDPTDYTNVVAKAFRAEQSHKKVYWELQRKRNRVQQASQSNKKTYAGPQKQPEPPKPQGQPPRGNIPKADEKPLCRECNNPHYGKCMWGTYKCFKCGDLGHKAKDCPTFKQHITRRVYVMQAAEDETEPALH, from the coding sequence ATGGCGGACGCCGATCGAGTTCGTTGTACTAACTATCTGTTGAAAGGATacgcttccttatggtgggagggagcagaGCGAGGAGTGAACATGGCGACATTGACTTGGGAAAGATTCAAGAGAgtgttctatgacaagtacttcacaTCCGATGTTCGTTCTAGGATTAAaagggagtttatgagtctccgtcagggagaTTGGACCGTTGCCGAAtttgtgcagaagtttgatatgggctgtcactttgtgcccttgattgccaTTGATGGTGCTGAAAAATTACGACACTTCCTAGATGGTTTGAAGCCGACTATCCATCGTGATGTGATGCTCAGTGATCCTACTGACTACACTAATGTCGTTGCCAAAGCTTTTAGAGCTGAGCAGTCACACAAGAAAGTTTATTGGGAGTTGCAGCGAAAGAGGAATCGTGTTCAGCAAGCTAGTCAGAGTAACAAGAAAACTTATGCGGGACCACAAAAACAACCAGAACCACCAAAACCACAAGGGCAACCACCTAGAGGGAACATTCCGAAGGCTGATGAGAAACCACTGTGCAGGGAGTGCAATAATCCACactatggcaagtgcatgtggggcacttacaagtgcttcaaatgcggagATTTGGGACACAAGGCTAAGGATTGCCCAACGTTCAAGCAACACATTACTAGAAGGGTCTATGTGATGCAAGCTGCGGAGGATGAGACAGAGCCAGCACTACACTGA